The segment TAAAATTGTATATATAATCGCCTCTATTTTACTCCTTTTTCTTTTAAAAACGGACCGTATTTTTTATCTGTTCCTTGAATGTGTTTAATCAAACATTCTTTTAAGAAATTTGCCACATTAGAAGTGATGATAAGATTTCCCTTTTGAATTTCGCTATTAAATTCCTGAACTTTTTTAACAAAAAGTTCATGTTCCTTTTTATGTTGTGTAAACTCAGGGTAGCCATGCTGCTGCATCAGTTTTTCCTCAGTCCCGAAATGAGTAACAGTATAAGCCGCCATTTCTTTAACAATTTTTCCAACAACCTCTTTCCCTTTTCCGGAACTCATTGCCTCGTATAATTGGTTTATCATATTAACCAGGTTTTTATGTTGAGCATCGATTTGAAGTATACCTATATTTAAGTTATCATTCCAATTAAGAAAAGCCATGATATAATCTCCTATTTAATACCTACTGATTTCATACAGGATTCGTATTTTTTATCCATACCTTGAATATGATTTACTAACCAGTCTTTTAAAAAATTAGAAACAGAAAGCGGAAGTGATAAAGAACCTTTTTCTAAATCCGATTGATATTTTTTTATCTGGTTTACAAAATTAGTATGCTGTTGTTTTTGTAAAGCCAGTCCTTCATACTTACATTGTTCCATTAATTTTTCTTCTGCGGTAAAATGAGTAACAGTGTAATTATGTAGCTCTAATAAGACAGGAGCAATAACTTCTTTTCCTTTCCCTTCACGCATAGCATCATGCAACCGATTTATAATATTAATCAGTTTTTGATGTTGAGCGTCCATAGAAGGTATACCAACGCTTAATGAACTATTCCAATTCAATAATGGCATAAATAATCTCCTTATTGTTTAATTTTGACTTATTATTAAACATTATATAAAATTATCCCATAAATATTCAAATAGAGAAAGATAATAAATGAATCGAAGAGATTTTATAGAAAGAACACTTAAAACAGTAGCTGCTACAAGTATATTAAGTGAAGTAGGTTTTTCGGAAGAGTCTGAGAATAAACAGTCCTCATGGAAAATACCTCCCGGAACAAAGGTTCCGACAAGGAAATTAGGGAAGACAGATATTGAAACACCTATCCTGATTATGGGATGTTGCCAGAATATTGACCCTGTATATGACCGAAGATTGCACCGTGCTTATGAATTAGGTGTAAATCATTTAGACACCGCTCAAATGTATGCAGAGGGACAATCTCATAAAACAATAGCGCCCTTTATTAAACAAATTGGGGATAGAAAAAAATTAATAATTGCTTCCAAAGTCCATCAAACAGAAGATAAGGCCACCCCAGAGAAATTCGTAGAAAATATAAATTCTTCTCTTGAAGAATTAGAAACGGATTATTTGGATATTTTTTACATGCATATTGTTAAACACGATCGGTTTTTAGATAAAGAATTTATTGAAATGGGAGAAAAGTTAAAAAAAGAAGGTAAAATTCGCTATTTTGGTTTTAGTGCCCATCATGGGAATGCTCACGAACTTATGATGAAGGCCAGTAAATTAGGGGGTGGTATTGATGTAATTATGTTTAAGTATAGTTTTCGTGAAATGGGAAAAGATAATTTAAATCGGGCAATAGATGCATGTGCAGAGGCAGGAATAGGTTTAGTAGCCATTAAAACATTAGGTAGTATTCCAGATGATGGCGAGGAAATAATCCCCTGGACATCAAAAAATTTTACAAAAATACAAGCAAAATTAAAAGCCGTATGGGAAGATAAACGAATTGCAGGTATTGCGTCGCAAATGGGAAATATCCAACATGTCCACGAAAATGCTTACGCAGCAATAACACCTATGCAATTAACAGATTTGGAAAA is part of the Candidatus Hydrogenedens sp. genome and harbors:
- a CDS encoding bacteriohemerythrin encodes the protein MAFLNWNDNLNIGILQIDAQHKNLVNMINQLYEAMSSGKGKEVVGKIVKEMAAYTVTHFGTEEKLMQQHGYPEFTQHKKEHELFVKKVQEFNSEIQKGNLIITSNVANFLKECLIKHIQGTDKKYGPFLKEKGVK
- a CDS encoding bacteriohemerythrin, with product MPLLNWNSSLSVGIPSMDAQHQKLINIINRLHDAMREGKGKEVIAPVLLELHNYTVTHFTAEEKLMEQCKYEGLALQKQQHTNFVNQIKKYQSDLEKGSLSLPLSVSNFLKDWLVNHIQGMDKKYESCMKSVGIK
- a CDS encoding aldo/keto reductase; its protein translation is MNRRDFIERTLKTVAATSILSEVGFSEESENKQSSWKIPPGTKVPTRKLGKTDIETPILIMGCCQNIDPVYDRRLHRAYELGVNHLDTAQMYAEGQSHKTIAPFIKQIGDRKKLIIASKVHQTEDKATPEKFVENINSSLEELETDYLDIFYMHIVKHDRFLDKEFIEMGEKLKKEGKIRYFGFSAHHGNAHELMMKASKLGGGIDVIMFKYSFREMGKDNLNRAIDACAEAGIGLVAIKTLGSIPDDGEEIIPWTSKNFTKIQAKLKAVWEDKRIAGIASQMGNIQHVHENAYAAITPMQLTDLEKRELKNIAEKTQHLYCAGCSHHCEKGMTEELHVQDVWRCILYAKRYGEEKWARYCYRDIEKYVEKLSMEHLQIAMEQCPYHLDIPKLFSSAKEMFS